GTCTTTCGAGACAATGGTGCCGATTATCGCAATCAAGAATTGCGTGCCCTGGTGGTGGAATTGGTAGACACAAGGGATTTAAAATCCCTCGGCGTTCGCGCTGTGCCGGTTCAAGTCCGGCCCGGGGCACCATCTTTTAAAGCCTGTATTCTTTGAATTCAGCAATGCGACACTAGCTCAGCTGGTAGAGCGCAACCTTGCCAAGGTTGAGGTCACGAGTTCGAACCTCGTGTGTCGCTCCAAATTTCTTTAAGTAGAAAGTATTAAGCCCTGATAGAAATGTCAGGGCTTTTTTGCATCTAGAGTTAGTCCGCAAAGAGCACAACCTTACCAAGGTTGAGGTCACGCCTAATGGTTTAAAGAGAGGGAACCTCGTGTGTCGCTCCAAATTTCTTTATGAAGAAAGCATAAGCCCTGATAGAAATATCAGGGCTTTTTTGCATCTGGAATTGACCGGCTGAAAGCACAGTCTCGCTAAGGTTACGGTTAGGCTATGATGACAACTCGTGACCAGCCTCAGAATTAAAGAGATTGAATATTACCAAGATATTCAGGTTCGCAAGCAGGTTGATGTTCAGAAGCGGTTTGAGGCTGCCCCACGTTCTTCTTCAGCAAATGGATAAACTCACTTCTTGGCATCGGTTTATGGAAGTAGAAACCTTGTATGTATTTGACGCCCATTTTAGATAACACGGAAAGCTGAAGCTCGTTTTCAACACCCTCGACTATAAGCTTCATATCAAGAGACTTAGATAATTGGATCATCGATTCAAGCAAAGGTAGCCCAATGCTCGATTCATCAGTGATGTTTTTAACAAACACTCGATCTATTTTTAAGACTGAAAATGGAAATTGTCTAACAAAGTCTAATCCTGCGTACCCTGTCCCAAAATCATCAACGGCAATTTTCACCCCGAGTGCTGAGAATTTTTGAAGATTCAGGAGGATCTGCTTCATATTTTCTCCTGAGCACTCCCCATTTTCCGTAATTTCAAACACAATTTTTTGAAGCTCTTCAGTTTTTCCTTCAAAAATAGAGGTCACTTTGTCAAAAAACTGAGCGTTAGATGCTACTTTACGGCTTATGTTCACACTGACATAACGAGTTTCAAATAACTCAGGATTTTTATCGATCAGAGTGAGGGCTTCATAGAGTACAAAGTAGGTAAGCTCCTCGATTAAGCCTAAATTTTCAGCTAAAGGGATAAAAATAGCAGGTGATACCGCCCCTTCTATCGGATCATTCCATCTTAATAGAGATTCGCAACCCACCACTTCTTTGGAGCGTTGATCAACAATGGGCTGATAATGGACATGCAAGTGACCCTGATCTAACGCGTTGTTTAATGAAAAACCCAAACTTCTCTGAACAAGTCTTTTGTGTTGCTGAAAAACGATGGCGACGGTACTGACTCCTGCTATAAGAAATCCAAACCATATATAGTTCAACATATACTGAAAGTAATATAAGCCATCTATATACGAGGTGACAGAGAGTGGGTACTTCTTCGATTTAAACCGCTTATGAGATAAATAACGACTGCTAACACTTGGATTAATATCCCTTCCGATGACTTCAACTTTAGTATGAATATCATCTTTTCCAAGTTCTGACTGAACAACGTCATAGATATATTTCGGCGGAATGAGAAGACTCACTCCACCATTCTTCCCATTTGTGAATATCAACATTATCGATTTCAGACCAGTAACGGCTGCTCTTGAATAAGATAGTGTCGTATTCGTAGCCTCTAAACGCCTCTCTATAGACTCAAATAGTTGAAAAGACACACT
Above is a window of Vibrio cortegadensis DNA encoding:
- a CDS encoding EAL domain-containing protein, whose protein sequence is MPFPQISFKYNDGVKTVLFFLFSFFMSMLLLVPFASVHYENVTLNAVHSVEVKLDAIKSDFQKFIAQDSSEKGCPLMVQELRQSVFGTHMVKEAALFDSSGLFYCSTTDGSVSFQLFESIERRLEATNTTLSYSRAAVTGLKSIMLIFTNGKNGGVSLLIPPKYIYDVVQSELGKDDIHTKVEVIGRDINPSVSSRYLSHKRFKSKKYPLSVTSYIDGLYYFQYMLNYIWFGFLIAGVSTVAIVFQQHKRLVQRSLGFSLNNALDQGHLHVHYQPIVDQRSKEVVGCESLLRWNDPIEGAVSPAIFIPLAENLGLIEELTYFVLYEALTLIDKNPELFETRYVSVNISRKVASNAQFFDKVTSIFEGKTEELQKIVFEITENGECSGENMKQILLNLQKFSALGVKIAVDDFGTGYAGLDFVRQFPFSVLKIDRVFVKNITDESSIGLPLLESMIQLSKSLDMKLIVEGVENELQLSVLSKMGVKYIQGFYFHKPMPRSEFIHLLKKNVGQPQTASEHQPACEPEYLGNIQSL